DNA from Hyalangium minutum:
CCCGAGTGGCGGCTCAGCACCACGGTGGCCTCGGCCGCCGCCTTCACCGTCACGTCCGCCAGCTCATCAATGGAGACCGGCACCACCCATCGCGCGCCGTCCTGGCACTGGCGCAGCCGCCGCGAGAGCGCCTGAGGAAAGCCCCGGTCCTCTCCGAGAATCCGCGCCAGCGCCCGTCGGGCCCGCGACGTGTCCACTGCTGGTGAGCGCGCCAGCTCCGAGGCCGCCACACTCAGCGACTGGTAGGGCCCCTCCCTCCAGATGGGCAGCTCGCCGCTCACCACCAGCGCGAAGGCCTCGTGGAAGAGCCGATCCTCCGAGGCCGCGGGACAGACCCACCACAGCAGCTGGTGCGCCAGCTCGTGCCGCAGTGCCAAGCGCAGGCGCTCATCCAGCACGCCCGGCGTGTTCTGCCGCAGCTCCACCAAGCCGGGCTTGCTCTGGGCGTTGCGATCCGCCGCCAGCCCCACGCCGCGCTGGAGGCGGATGGGGGCCGGGGCCTGCGTGAGAAATCCACCGGCCTCGGCCACGTAGCGCGCCTCCAGCGCCACCCAGGACGCCTCTGCCTCGGCGACCAGGGCGTCCTCGGGCGTCACGTCTCCCTGTGTGAGGAAGGCCGGGGTGGCCGCCAGCACCGCAGCCGTGATGACAGCCCACCCCATCGGCTACCAGTCGCCCCGAGGCTTCTGGGACGCCTTCACCGCCAGCACGTCCGACTTCGTCCGGGCGCGCAAGCTGGCCACGTACATGTCCTCGATGGAGGCCGGCGGCGCGGTGAACTTGCCCGCGAACTGCGCCCTCATCACGTAGCCCACCGAGCGCGGGCTGTCGCTCCACCGCGCGGGCTCCTCGAAGAAGAACGTGGCTCGCTCCGGCGTCAGCACGCGCCGCTTGAGCGCCTCGGGCGCCAGGTTCAGCGAGTGCGGTGCCCCGCGGAACTCCTTGTCCTCGATGAGCGGCACGAAGCCTGCCGGCACCGCGTCCTCCACCACGTAGTACGCCGAGCGCGCCTTGTTGTCCCCGCGCGCGTCGATGGTCAGCTCGACGAAGACCTCCTCGCCCTGGGCCACCTCCTCGCCCGAGGCCAGCGGCTGCCTGCCGCTCTCGCGCAGCACCCAGTAGCGGCGCTCGATGCTCATGCCCTGGGAGAGCGGCTGCACGTCCGGCAGCGGCGTTAGCGTCGTGGCGCGCAGCGTGGCCACGCCCTCGAACGAGGCCACGTTCACCGAGCGCGTGCCCGGCTCCAGTGTGGCCACCAGGCCCATGCCCCGAGGCGAGAACTTCACTGGCCCCTTGGCTCCCTTCACCTCCGGCGGCGGCAGCTTCTTGAAGGCCTTGGCATCGCGCTCGACGAGCCACAGCGAGTGCAGCAGCGCCGTGCTGCGGTCGAAGGTGGACAGGTCCGGCTGGCTGAGCAGCTCGAGAAGCCGCCGGCGCGCCTTGTCCACGTCCAGCTTGCCGAACGAGGCCGCGTGCGCCAGCAGCGCCGTGAGGCCCACGCGCCGCAGCGGGTAGTGGAAGAAGGCCTCGGCGTCGGTCGCGGTGTTCAGGCTCGCCAGCTGGACGAAGCCCTCGTTGCTGGCCTGCACCAGCGAGTCGATGCGCGCCTGCAGCGCGGGCTCCTTCATCACCCCCGCCTTCTCCGCCGCCAGCACCGAGAGCGCCAGCGGGTACAGGTCGCCCGGCGTCGCCCGGTCGATGAGGGCGCGCACGCGGTCCGCCTTGCGATCGCCGTACATGCGTGCGAGCACGTAGGCGCGCGTGGCGTCGTACTCGAAGGGCAGGTTCTCCTGGGCCTCCAGCCAGCGCGCGGCCTCGGTCAGCCGCGTGTCGTTGGCATCCACCAGCCCCGCCTCCGTCGCGTAGGCCAGCCCATCCAGAGCGATGAGCGTCATCGCCACATCCGGCGTGCTGTACCCGCCGAACCAGGTGAAGCCGCCGCCCTTCACCGCCAGGGCGAGGATGCGCGAGGTGCCCTGCACGGAGCGGCTGCGCGCCTCGGCCAGCAGGCCCTGGCTCTCGGGGTCCAGCCGGCCCAGCATGTCCACCTTCTTGAGCGTCTGGTACAGCGCCACGTTGGGCACCGTGGTGGACACGAGCTGCTCCAGGCAGCCGTACGGGTAGGTGAGCAGCTCGCGCACGTTGGTGAGCGCCGCGTCCACCACCGAGGGCTGGAGCACCAACTGCACGTCCGTGAGCGTGGCCGAGCTCGCCGCTTGCAGCGACAGCTCGCCGCCGCCCCAGGCGGACACCTTCACCGGCTCCTCCAGGGCCGCGGGCCGCACCGGCACTGCGCGGCGATCCTTCAGCGGATCCTTGCCGCCCGTTACGTCCACCGACAGCTCGGCCGAGCCCGGACCCGTGGCCTTGATCTGCAGGGGGAGGACCTTCTCGCCGCCCTGGCCCAGCTCGATCTTCTCCTGCGTCTGGTTGGCTTGGAGCGCGCCCGCGGAGGCCAGCTTCACCTCCAGCACCTGACTGCCCTTGGAGGCCGCACCCGCGGACAGACGTACCGAGGCGAGCGCCTCGTCCCCCTCGCGGAGGAACTGCGGCAGCGCCGCGTACAGGTTGAGGCCGCCACGGGTGGCGAACTCCCCGGTGCCCTCGCCGAAGCGGCCCGAGGTGTCCGCCGCCACCGCCGTCACCACCCAGAGCGTCTGGTTGGAGGGCAGCTTGAAGCGCACCGTGGCGCGGCCATCGCGGTCCGTGACGACGTTCGGCTGCCAGAAGGCCGTGTCGCGCTCCTCGTCCTTCGCCTTGCGCGTGGGCGGCTTGATGGAGGCGAACGCGTGGTCCGGCAGCCCGGCCATCTTCCGCGCCAGCGCCTCGCCGTAGCCGTAGCCCTGGAACTCAGCGGAGTAGAAGTTGGACACGTTGTTGCGCGCGGGCGGATAGAAGAAGTCCAGCACCTTCGGGCGGAACTCCGTCTGGATGGCGTACACGGCCTTGTCCACCACGCCCACGGACACCTGGGCCACGATGCCGTTGCCCTCGTGGTCCGTGACGCGCAAGTCCATCACCTGCTCGGTGAGCGGGGCGGCCTCCACGCGGCGAGGCTCCAGCTTCACCGTCAGGGTGCGCTCGGCGGGGATGATGCGGAAGGACACCGTGCGCTCCTCCCAGCGGCCCGAGCTCGTCGGGTACGCCACGGACGCGTACACCGCGCTGCCGTAGCGCTTCTCCACCGGGAAGCTGTGCACCAGCGTGCGGCCCTCGAGCTCCAGCAACTCCGTGCCGTAGAGGCCCGCGCCCGTGAAGGTGATCCACACCGGGCCGCGATCCTTGCCCCCGGGGCCCCAGCCATCCGGGAACAGGCCCACCAGCTGCCCCGAGTCGCCCGGAGACAGCGTGCCAGAGAGCGAGGCTAGCGTGAGGTTCGCCACGCGCGCCACCGGCTCGTCATTGCCGCCGATGACGAGCATGGACTGCTCGCCCGTCCACGCCTTGCCGTTCTTGTCCTTCACCGTCATCCGCGCCAGCACCGTGCCCACCTCCGAGGTGGGGACCTTCTGGCGGGCGATGCCGTTGGCCTCGGTGGTGAGCGAGTGCTTGCTCAGGCTCTTCTCGCTGCCGTCCGCCTTGCGCAGCACGAACTCGACCTCGGCCTGGGTGACGCCGTAGGGCTTGCCGGACAGCGTGGTGGCGCGCACCGCCAGCGTCGCCTCGGCGCCCTTCTTCACCACCGCCTCCGAGAAGCTCCCCGCGCCGAACACCTCCACCTCCGACAGGAAGAAGGAGGCAGCCGCGTTGGCGAAAGTCCCCTGGTCATCCCGCGCACGCACGCTGAGCGAGTAGCGGTACGGCAGCCGCTCCTCTCCCGCGGCCAGCGCTGGCACGCTGATCTCGATGACGGCCTCGCCGTTCTCATCGAACTTGGTGGCGCTCTCCCACGGGTCTCCCTCCGCGCCGCGCTCGGCCACGGAGGAGTAGAGGCGCTCGGGCACGCTGAGCTTGCCCTCGGAGCTGGAGGCCGTGCCGTACGTCACCGCGCTGCCCTGGCCACCCTTGCCCGCGTCATCCACCCAGGCGGGCGCGTCCAGCAGCGAGCGGTACAGGAACACGTCGTACTTGGCGCCCTCGGGCACGCCGCCCGCGTAGCGCCGCGCCTTCACCGTGGCCTTCAGCGTCTGGCCCGGGACGATGTTCTCCTTCTCCGGCGTCAGCTCCAGATAGAAGGTGGGCTTCACGTAGTCCTGCACGCGCGCTTCGCCCTGGTGCGCCTGGTCATCCACCGAGGCGTTCACCCGCAGCACGCCCGTGCCCAGGTCCGCCGGCACGTCCAGGGTGCCCGAGAAGCTGCCGAACTCATCCACCGACACCTGCGTCTTGATGTCGCGGCCCTCGGCGGACTCGAGCTTCACCGTCACCAGCTTCTTGCGCGGGGTGAACAGGCGCGCGAGGTACGTGTCCGGCTGGCGCAGCAGGCCGCGGAACTTCACCTGGTCTCCCGGCTTGTAGATGGGCCGGTCGCTGTAGATGAAGACGTCCGGCGCCACCGCCAGCGAGGAGTAGAAGTCCGTGTCCACCAGGCCCGTGTCCTTGCCCACGGTGGCCGTGGCGAGGATGCGCGGCTCGCTCACCTCCAGCGTCACCTCACCCTTCTCGTCCGTCTTGCCCTCGGGGCCCTTGCCGGTGGGCAGGAACACGCGCACCTGGGCGCCCGCCTTGGGCTTCTGGTCCCGGCCCGCCACGCGCACCAGCACCTGGCCATCCGTCTGCTTCAGCTGAACCGTGAGGTCCGTCACGACGAGCACCACCTGGCCCTCCACCTTGCCCTGCACGAGCTGCAGCACGTAGGTGCCCGCGGGCAGCGGCGCCAGCATCACCCGGCGCTCCTGGAAGCCGTGGCCGCCCCACGAGGAGAAGCCCGGCACGCTGAAGTCCACGCCGCCGCCCCCCAGGTCCAGGTTCAGCCACTGGCTGCGCGCGACGGTGAAGCCGGGCGGCACGCCGACGAGCTTGTCCGGGCCCTCGGCCATCTGGTTCAGCGTGGGCGCTACGTCCTCGGGGCCGCGCGCCGGCAGCGCCGGAGAGACGGCGTCACGGAACTCCGTGCTGAACGCGTAGAGCAGATAGGTGGAGGGCACCTTCACCGAGTTCAGGCCGCGGCTGAGCGCGCGTCCCGGGTTCTTCAGCACGGGCGGCTGCTCGTACGCCCGGCGGATGTCGCTCTGGGCCTCGATGAAGGAGTCCAGGCTGTCCGGCTTGAGCACCCGCAGCTCCACGGGGCCCTTGCTGTTGAACGCCACGTCCACCGCCACCGGCTCCTGGGTGCCGTAGGCGCGAGGCACGGTGATGTAGAGCGGCTTGGCCGCCGCCACGCTGGCCAGCGTCACCGCGGCCAGCAGCGAAATGCGCGTGGAGTACCTCATGAACCAAACCCTCCCGGAACCAGCGAATTGCCCTCTACCGTGCCGCGCAGCCCCACATACGGCAGCGTCTCGAGATCCTTGCGCGCCTCTTCAATCTCCGCGGGCGCCGAGCCCGGCACCGGCGCGTTCTTCCCGAGCTGCTGCTCGGACCAGTACCCGTCCGCCAGCAGCTGGCTGAGCAGGTGGCCCGTGTTCAAGCCAATCGTCACCGAGCCCGGCGCGCGCAGTCCCTCGACCACCGGGCCCGCCGCGTTGAGCAGGTTGGGGCTCTTGCCCTCGCACGCGCTCTGCAGGCGCTGGAGCACCTGCGGCTCGGAGGCCAGCACCTGGTGCTTGCACAGCGTGGCCTGCTCCAGCGTGTTGCCACCCGCGAACATCGTCTTCAGCGCGGGCGCGTCCTCCACCCGGCCCCAGAGGATGGCAAACTCGTGGCCCAGGTCCGCGTCGCCGCGCGGCGTCCACACCAGCGCAATCTGCCGCGTGCGCACCTGCCCGGGGTCCTGGCCCTCCCAGTACTGCTTGATCTTCGCGCCCTCCAGGGACTCGGGCAGCTTGAGCTGCAGCGCCAGCAGCACCGGCGTGTCCGAGGGCACCAGCTTCAGCAAGTCATCCGAGAGCGGCGCCGCATCCAGCCGCACCTTGTCCAACAGCGGCCCCGTAATGCCGCGAGGCACCAGCCGCTTGCCCTCGGCGCCGAACTGCAGCCGGGTACCGTTGGCGAGCCCCAGCGCGTGCGTGAGGAACACCGTCTCGCGCCCGAGCACCTCGCTGTTGAAGCCCAGCTCCAGGTCCACGTTGGCGGGGGCCTCCAGCTTCGTCAGCTCGGCGCACAGGCCGCGCAGCACCATGTTGGGCTGCCGCGCCACCACGATGCGATCCGCCGTACGCGCGGCGTACAGCGACTGCTCGGCCACCAGCCAGCGGGCGATCTTGAAGCCACCCTCGGGAACCGTGGCGGACGCGGGCGCGCCGTAGGGGCACTTGTCGGAGGTATAGCCGCCGCGGCTGGCCACCTTCTCCATGGCCTCGTAGGCCGTGGCGGCGGTGGCATTCGGCGCGGGGACAATGAAGGCGGGGGCGTTCGAGTCACTGCCGCCCACGAACCACAGCGCGCGGAACGGCGAGTCCAGCAGCTGCCCGGCCACCACGTCGAACACGGCGCCCTTGAAGGAGGCCTTCAGGTCCTCGCCGGTGGAGCCGAAGAAGGCAGCCCAGGAGCTGGCGAAGCCCTGGCCGAGCGGCTTCTTCATCTGCTGCTGGAGCCACGCGTTCCCCACGAGCGCACTGCGCACCTTGGCGGGCTGGTACACGTCCACCCAGACCGCGGGAGAGCCCTGCGTGGGCGGAGACAGGCGCTGGGTCGGCGGAGGCGGCGGCATGCCCTCCACGGTGGCTCCAGCGCTCTGCACGCCCGAGGTGCCCTGCTCCGTCGTATCGGAGCTGTCACTGCCCGCGCCCGAGTTCGCGCTGCGGCGTCCGAGCACGTAGGCGCCCACGCCCACGCCGCTCACCACCACGGTGACGATGGCGACGAGGATCGCCTTGGAGGCGCCACCTCCCGAGCGGGGTGGCTCGGGGGACGGGCCCGAAGGGGTTTCGGATGAGCTCATTGCATCCACTCCTTGAAGCGGAAGAAGCCGAGGAAGGCGGTGTTCTGGGGAATGGGGCGCCACTCGAGCGGCGCCTCGGTGGCGAGCCGGTGCAGCACGCCGGTCCTCACGGCGGCGCCCTTCTCGCCCGGGTGGTAGACGACACGGGCCGGCGCGTGCGCCTTGTCCTCCGGGCGCACCACCAGCATGAGGTGGAACACGGGGCCGGAGTCATGCTCCTGGCGGAACGCCACCAGGTCCCCGGTGCGCAGCGACTCGAGCGCGGCCTCGTCCCGGCCCAGCGGCGCGAAGCTGCGCGTGAGCAGCGTCTCCGCGTCCGCGAACTCGGCGGGCCGCCCCTGTACGTCCAGCCACAGGGGACGCTCGACGCGCTCGGCGTAGAAGCGCTTGTAGGCGCTGCGGTAGGCGAAGCGCACCAGCCCGGCGCAGTCGCGCTGGTCCGGGTGCCACAGCGGATCAAACTTCTGGAACTGGGCCAGCGCCACCTGCCCCACCTCGCGGCGCAGCAGCACGTCGCGGGCCTCGCGCGAGTCGGACGCAGGAGGCGGAGGCGTGGAGGCGGCAAGCGCCAGCGTGAGGGACAGGAAGAGCATGGTCCAGGCTGGGAGCGTCAGTCCCCGCCCTCGGAGCTGCCCTCGCCCTCGCCCTCGGAGCCCTCGTAGCCCTCGCCCTCGCCTTCGTAGCCGCCCTCGTCGCCGTAGTCCCCGGAGTTGCCGGAGGACACGTTCTTGGCCACCTCATCGAGGTTCTTGGGCCACGAGGCCCCCGTGGGCTTCGGATCCTGAGAGGGCACATACACCTCCGCCTGGTTCTCGCCGGTGATGTTGATCCACGCGAGCACGCGCGTGGTGCCCGGGGTGGCCAGGGGAATGCGCACCATGCGGCGCACCTCGCCCGGGGTGCCCTCGAAGAGCGCCACGTTGAGGGTGGCCAGCGTGTGGGCCTTGTCACCGCTGGGCCAGTAGTTGGTGGCGATCAGGTAGATGCCCTGGGGCGGCGCCCGGTGGATATAAAGGTAGGGGCCGTAGGCAGGCTGATCGAAGTCGCCGCCCTGCTCGTTGAGGAAGAAGGTGCCGCCGGTGGGGCTGGAGGTGTCCGCCCAGTAGACGTGCGCCATCTTCTTGCCGTCCATCGTCAGGCCCTCGGCCGTCTTGGTGACGCTGTCGTTGGTGGGCTCGTAGACGTGGAGGTCCGTGTAGACGCCCTCGGTGTCGCTGGTGAGGATGGTCTTGAGCGGCACGGGCGGAATCTGCGCGTACGCCGTCACCTGCGAGCGCGCCGTGCCCGCCTGGTTGGTGGCCATCACCGTGACGATGTTCTTGCCGCTGGCGGCGGGGAACTTCCGGCTGAAGCGCCCGTTGAAGGTGCGCATCAGGTACCGGTCTCCGTTGATGGAGACGACCACCGGATCAATGGTGGTGTCGCTGATCGTCCCCTCCACCAGCATCATCCGGTCCACCGTCCAGCCGCCGGTGGGGGCAGTGAGCGTGACCTTGGCCAGCTTGGTGCCCGTGCCAATGGGCACGCCCTGCTGGCGAGGGTTCTCGTGCGGCGTCTGGGTGAGGAGCAGTGCCAGGAAGACAGGCAGCATCGGGAGCTCGTCGGGGTGGAGTGGGAGACGGCGGAGGCGTTGACGGGCGACAGCCTGCGGCAGCAGCGCGCCTCATTTCAAGCCGCCTGCCTGCCCTGACCCGGGGTGCAAAAGAGGAAGACTTGTGGCATGGGCCCCATGCGTGTGGGGGCTTCGCTTCCAGGGCCCGGCTCGTTCATGATGGGTGGGCTTTGGACGCTGCTGCTGAAATCGTGACCGTGGGCCCTCCAACAACTTCCGATCGCCTCAGCCTGGCGCGGAAAGTCTTCCTGTTTTTCATGGTCGAGGGCCTGCCACTGCTGGGGCTGCTCTACGGGGTGTGGCTCTTCCTCCACGAAGGCATCCGCTGGCTGGACGTGGGGCTGTTCGTGGGGATGTACGTGGCCACGATGACGGGCATCGAGCTGGGCTTCCACCGCTACTTCGCCCACCGCACCTTCGAGACGACGCGGCCCATTCGTGCGCTGCTCCTCATCCTCGGCTCGATGGCGGGCCAGGGCTCCACGCTGCTGTGGAGCGGCCTCCACCGCTGGCACCACGCGCACACGGACATTCCCGGGGACATCCACTCACCGACGCTCGGGCGGCAGGGGTGGTGGCAGCGGGTGCGCGGGTTCTTCTGGTCGCAGTTCCTCTGGTACCTGGACTCGCCCGCCGTGGTCCTCTTCGCGCGCTTCATGAACCGCCACCGCGCGGATCCGGAGATCGCCCTGTCCTCCCCGGAGGATACCCAGGAGTTCCGCATCGTCCGCACGATGCCGGACCTTGTGCGCGATGCGTGGCTCGTGCGGCTCAACCAGCGGTATGGGCTCTGGGTGCTGCTCGGGCTGGCGCTGCCCGCAGTGCTGGGCGGGCTGCTCACAGGCTCGTGGGAGGGTGCGTGGCGAGGGCTCGTGTGGGGCGGCTTTGTCCGCTTCGCGCTGGTGCAGCAGGCCTCGTTCGCCGTCAACTCGGTGACGCACACCTTGGGCACGCAGCCGCTGGCGTGCCGGGACGACAGCCGTAACAACGGGGTGATGGCGGTGCTGACGCTCGGGGCCGGGTGGCACAACAACCACCACACCTTCCCTGGCTCGGCCTTCACGGACTTCCGCTGGTATCAGGTGGACATCTCCGGCCTGATGCTCCGCGCCCTGGAGAAGCTCGGGCTGGCGTGGGATGTCCGCCGGCCCTCGCCCGAGTCCATCGCCGCGCGCAAGCGTCCCTGAGACGCTGAGCAGCGGGTGGGCCCGGGCTCACGCGCTCGCGTACTGGAGGCCCTCTTCCTCGCTCAGCGGGAGACTGAAGCAGAAGGTGTTCCCGTCATCCGAGGTGTTCAGCCAGATACGGCCGCCGTGCGCCTCGACGATCTGCCAGCTCAAGTGCAGCCCCAGGCCCACCACGCCCGTGTAGCCCGTGGCGCCTGGGGGCAGCGGCTCGTAGAGGGGTTCGAAGACGTGGGGCTGGCGCTCGGGAGGGATGCCAGGCCCGTGGTCGCTCACGGAGACCATCGCCTGGTGCTCCGCGCACCGCAGCCGGACCTCGATGGCCGCACCGGGAGGCGAGTACCGGATGGCGTTCTCCAGCAGGTGCGCCACCACGTCCCCCATGCGCTGGCGGTCTCCATCGACGAGGAGTGACTCGGAGACCTCGACACGGATGGGACTCTCCGTGGTGCGGGACAGGCTCTTCACCTTCTCCTCCACCACCTCGCTCAAGTCGAACCGGTCGCGCTCCATCTTCGGCAGGCCCGGCGCCATCCACACCGCGGCGAAGAGGTGCTCCACCAGCTGCGCCAGCCGCCGCGTGTTCCGGGCAATGGCCGTGAGCCCCTTCTGCTGGCGCACGGAGTTCACCTCCATGCGGCTGAGGATGTCCGCCCATGTCTGGATGGTGGTGACGGGCGTGCGCAGCTCGTGGGCGGCCGCGGACATGAACTCCTCGCGCAGCCGCAGGGCCTCGCGGACCTCCAGGAAGAGGCGCGCCTTCTCGATGGCCATGGCGAAGAGCTGGCCCACCGTGGTGTGGAACTCCAGCTCGCGCGGGGCGAACTGGCGCGGCTCGTGGGTGAAGCACGTCAGCACGCCCACGAGGTGCCCCCGCGAGTGCAGAGGAATGGAGACGAGGCTCCGGAAGCCCTCCTCGAGCGCGAACTTCTTCGTGAGCGCTGGGGCCTCCTGGGACAGCATGTCGCCGATCACCTGGAGGGTCTCCTGCCGGGCCGCCTGGGCCGTGAGCAGCGGGGACTCCAGGGAGATCTGCTGCAGGTCCTCGCGGATCTTCTGGGCCAGCCCGTAGGAGCCAATCAAGGAGAGCTGCTGGTGATCCGGCTTGGCCAGCCACAGCCCCGCGGCATCGGCGCCCAGGGCCTGGAGGCTCTGCTCGATGGCCACGTGGGCCACGCGCTCCAGCTCCACCTCCATGACCAGGGCCTGGCTGACGCGGGACAGCGCCAGCTCGCGCTCGAGCAGCCGCGTCCGCTCCTCCTCCACCTGCATGCGCTCGGTGATGTCGTGGACGACGATCTCCCCCAGGATGATCTGCCCCGCGGAGTTGCGCACCGGAGCGCCGTTGATGCTGACCAGGCGCTCCTCTCCCTTCGCGGTGCGCAGACGCAGCTCCACGTCGGTGAAGGTCTCCCCCGCCAGGGCGCGCTGGAGCGGCATCTCCGCCAGCTCCACGGGGCGCCCATCGAGGTGCCGGAAGCAGTGGCGCTCGAGATACTCCTCCAGCGGCCGGCCCAGGGAAGAGCAATCCTTGAACCCCAGCAAGCGGCACCCGGCCGGGTTGGCGTCACACAGCCGGCCGTCCGGGCTGATGAGGAAGATGGCATCCGGCACACTGGCGATGATGGCGTCACGCTGGCTGGCGTGCCGCTCGGCCTCCTCGCGCAGGGCATCCACCTCGGCCTGGCGCCGCGCAACGCGGGAGGACATCTCATTGAAGGCCTCGGCCAGTTCCTGGAGCTCATCGCCCGTCTGGATGGAGACCCGCTGCCCCAGCTCGCCACGGCCCACGTTGCGTGCCACCGCCCGCAGGCTCCGGACCGGGTAGGCGTAGCGGCGGGCGAGCACGGCCGAGAGCAGCGCGCTCAGGAGCAGGATGCCCAGGAAGGCGCCCAGCTTCGCACGGAGCCACCCGTAGAGCGGCGCCAGCGCCACGTCGCGAGGCGCCATCACACCCACGGCCCACCCATGGCGAGGCGTCGGAACGAAGGTGCCCAGCGAGAGGACCGTGCTCAGTGGGTTGGTGAAGCGCTCGAGCTGCACGGGCGTCCCAGCCAGCGCGCGCCGCAGGGGCTCCAGGGCGAGAAATGCACCGCTCTGCGCGTACGTCAAATCCGGGTAGCCGGTGTGAAAGGCCAACCGGCCCGTCGCATCGACCAGGAAGATCTCCTGGCCGGACTGGAGGCGAGCGTCCAGGTAGCGGCGCGCGAGCAGGCGGGTCTGCATGATGACGTTCACGACGCCCGTCGGCCGGCCCTCGGGTCCGGGAATGGGCACGGAGATCAGGATCGCCGTGCCCTGGGGACGGCGCAGCTCGATGACTTCGGAGATGACCGGGGCCCCGGTCGCCATCACCTTCTGGAAGTAGGGGCGATCCCCAATGCGGAGCCGGGGCTCGGCAGGTGCGTCCGGTTCACCCCAGCCGCGGTTCAAGCCCGTGGCGTCGTAGACGCCGATGGCGTCATAGAGAGAGCTGCGCAGGACCAGCTGCTGCATGTGGCCGTCCAGCTGACGGGGATCCATGCCCTGCACCAGCGGATCATTGGCCACCGCCTGGGCGAACTCGATGGCGGCCTCGAAGGACTCGGTGAGCTGCACCGCGACGGCCTGCGCGGTGATGCGCTGGGTGGCCAGCAGGGTCTCCTGGGTCCGCTGCTTCCCCAGGAAGAAGTCCGCGCTCAGGAGCACCAGGACGGGCAGCAGCACAGCGCCGAAGGCGAGCAGCAGCTTGGCGTGAAAATGCAGTCGAGGCATGGCCATCCGAGAGACGCGTTTCCCGTCTCAACAGTCATGACGCCTCCTTGCCTTCACCCCCCTCACTGTTACCGGCAGGGAACCCTGGCGAGTGAGCGTGCCCCTGCCCGGTTTGCTCCGAGGGACAGAAGCCCCCCGGAGCTCAGAGAGCGGCCAGGACAGCGCCTGGGAGCTGCCCCGCTCTGGGCCGGTGTCGGGGCTCGCCCAAGCCGCTCAGGGAGAGGGAATGAGCCCCTCGCCGTGCCTCACCAGGACCGCCCGCGAGTAGGCCATCTGGAACCCAAGCCGCGCGGCGTTGCGCTCGGTGGGGATTCCGGGTCCGGAGTGGATCACGGCCCAGCGGCTCCCGTGCTCGCGCCCTTGCTCGAGGCGCCGGATGATCAGCGCCTGCTGGATGCCCCTCCCACGGTATGCGGGCCTCACGGAGGTCCCGAACAACTGGGTGACGCCCTCGCTCGACTCGCAGCCACCCGCGCCCACGGTCTCGCGGCCGATACGGGCCATGAACAGGTCGTACCCAGGCGCTGTCGAGGCCCTCATCCCGAACTCCAGGATGGGCTCCGGCACCGCCACGCCCTCGGGGAAGAAGCCGCTGAAGGCCACCTCCACGTGCTCGCGGACCGCGGCGGTGTTCTTCGGATCCACCCGGTCGATCGTCACGCCCTGGGGCCAGCCTCCCTTCAGGAGCACGCGGAGGTCCTCGCCTCCCGACAAGTCCCTCACGAGGGTGTTCTCGAACTCGTGGAGCACGAACCCTCTCCGAGCGAGCCCCGCGAGCAGCTCGGGCGGCGCAAACGGGCTCAGCTCGACCTTGGGCTCCGCGCCGCGCTCCGTGAAGAACGCGACGATCCGGTCCAGCTCCGCGTCCGTGAGGGCCCGATCGAAGCCGAGCCCGCAGGCCTTGTTGATCGGCGAGCCGGGCGAGTCGAAGAGGAGCCAGCCATCGGCCAGGCGCTCGGCCTCCTTGACGAACCGTGACAGCGGAACACCGTGCTTGTGTTCGACGAGGCGGGCGATCCCAGCGAAGTCCAGGT
Protein-coding regions in this window:
- a CDS encoding DUF2135 domain-containing protein; amino-acid sequence: MLPVFLALLLTQTPHENPRQQGVPIGTGTKLAKVTLTAPTGGWTVDRMMLVEGTISDTTIDPVVVSINGDRYLMRTFNGRFSRKFPAASGKNIVTVMATNQAGTARSQVTAYAQIPPVPLKTILTSDTEGVYTDLHVYEPTNDSVTKTAEGLTMDGKKMAHVYWADTSSPTGGTFFLNEQGGDFDQPAYGPYLYIHRAPPQGIYLIATNYWPSGDKAHTLATLNVALFEGTPGEVRRMVRIPLATPGTTRVLAWINITGENQAEVYVPSQDPKPTGASWPKNLDEVAKNVSSGNSGDYGDEGGYEGEGEGYEGSEGEGEGSSEGGD
- a CDS encoding acyl-CoA desaturase, with the protein product MVEGLPLLGLLYGVWLFLHEGIRWLDVGLFVGMYVATMTGIELGFHRYFAHRTFETTRPIRALLLILGSMAGQGSTLLWSGLHRWHHAHTDIPGDIHSPTLGRQGWWQRVRGFFWSQFLWYLDSPAVVLFARFMNRHRADPEIALSSPEDTQEFRIVRTMPDLVRDAWLVRLNQRYGLWVLLGLALPAVLGGLLTGSWEGAWRGLVWGGFVRFALVQQASFAVNSVTHTLGTQPLACRDDSRNNGVMAVLTLGAGWHNNHHTFPGSAFTDFRWYQVDISGLMLRALEKLGLAWDVRRPSPESIAARKRP
- a CDS encoding alpha-2-macroglobulin family protein; the encoded protein is MRYSTRISLLAAVTLASVAAAKPLYITVPRAYGTQEPVAVDVAFNSKGPVELRVLKPDSLDSFIEAQSDIRRAYEQPPVLKNPGRALSRGLNSVKVPSTYLLYAFSTEFRDAVSPALPARGPEDVAPTLNQMAEGPDKLVGVPPGFTVARSQWLNLDLGGGGVDFSVPGFSSWGGHGFQERRVMLAPLPAGTYVLQLVQGKVEGQVVLVVTDLTVQLKQTDGQVLVRVAGRDQKPKAGAQVRVFLPTGKGPEGKTDEKGEVTLEVSEPRILATATVGKDTGLVDTDFYSSLAVAPDVFIYSDRPIYKPGDQVKFRGLLRQPDTYLARLFTPRKKLVTVKLESAEGRDIKTQVSVDEFGSFSGTLDVPADLGTGVLRVNASVDDQAHQGEARVQDYVKPTFYLELTPEKENIVPGQTLKATVKARRYAGGVPEGAKYDVFLYRSLLDAPAWVDDAGKGGQGSAVTYGTASSSEGKLSVPERLYSSVAERGAEGDPWESATKFDENGEAVIEISVPALAAGEERLPYRYSLSVRARDDQGTFANAAASFFLSEVEVFGAGSFSEAVVKKGAEATLAVRATTLSGKPYGVTQAEVEFVLRKADGSEKSLSKHSLTTEANGIARQKVPTSEVGTVLARMTVKDKNGKAWTGEQSMLVIGGNDEPVARVANLTLASLSGTLSPGDSGQLVGLFPDGWGPGGKDRGPVWITFTGAGLYGTELLELEGRTLVHSFPVEKRYGSAVYASVAYPTSSGRWEERTVSFRIIPAERTLTVKLEPRRVEAAPLTEQVMDLRVTDHEGNGIVAQVSVGVVDKAVYAIQTEFRPKVLDFFYPPARNNVSNFYSAEFQGYGYGEALARKMAGLPDHAFASIKPPTRKAKDEERDTAFWQPNVVTDRDGRATVRFKLPSNQTLWVVTAVAADTSGRFGEGTGEFATRGGLNLYAALPQFLREGDEALASVRLSAGAASKGSQVLEVKLASAGALQANQTQEKIELGQGGEKVLPLQIKATGPGSAELSVDVTGGKDPLKDRRAVPVRPAALEEPVKVSAWGGGELSLQAASSATLTDVQLVLQPSVVDAALTNVRELLTYPYGCLEQLVSTTVPNVALYQTLKKVDMLGRLDPESQGLLAEARSRSVQGTSRILALAVKGGGFTWFGGYSTPDVAMTLIALDGLAYATEAGLVDANDTRLTEAARWLEAQENLPFEYDATRAYVLARMYGDRKADRVRALIDRATPGDLYPLALSVLAAEKAGVMKEPALQARIDSLVQASNEGFVQLASLNTATDAEAFFHYPLRRVGLTALLAHAASFGKLDVDKARRRLLELLSQPDLSTFDRSTALLHSLWLVERDAKAFKKLPPPEVKGAKGPVKFSPRGMGLVATLEPGTRSVNVASFEGVATLRATTLTPLPDVQPLSQGMSIERRYWVLRESGRQPLASGEEVAQGEEVFVELTIDARGDNKARSAYYVVEDAVPAGFVPLIEDKEFRGAPHSLNLAPEALKRRVLTPERATFFFEEPARWSDSPRSVGYVMRAQFAGKFTAPPASIEDMYVASLRARTKSDVLAVKASQKPRGDW
- a CDS encoding DUF1175 family protein, which codes for MLFLSLTLALAASTPPPPASDSREARDVLLRREVGQVALAQFQKFDPLWHPDQRDCAGLVRFAYRSAYKRFYAERVERPLWLDVQGRPAEFADAETLLTRSFAPLGRDEAALESLRTGDLVAFRQEHDSGPVFHLMLVVRPEDKAHAPARVVYHPGEKGAAVRTGVLHRLATEAPLEWRPIPQNTAFLGFFRFKEWMQ